A genomic segment from Diospyros lotus cultivar Yz01 chromosome 5, ASM1463336v1, whole genome shotgun sequence encodes:
- the LOC127802030 gene encoding uncharacterized protein LOC127802030: MCSTAPRYPICAKYPALYPPECPKCSALSSSSGCQEYYYNLVEAVNNYTGSPVDEYSFGAGLRKFWEEWDLRILILYILYTQLYLLIFGRFRRRSKRKFLINVNVSLLYIFADLLATIALGKLSKVKDEGTLNKEAVLPKFKPDEICNPHKPESLLRGLWAPVILFCLGGPDTITLLYIEETQLWLKHLISLLTQGGRACYVLIVTWTPSGLSVLSLFMWISGIIKYAERTWVIKSRAQGISEGFLEPNDYTVMDFAPTPNKVISPPSQTELVVEGYICFQTLKPHIPGYHHVLQRPLDKFIKEDRDPEDIFKQIEIELGFMYDMLFSKVGTIFTAWGFILRFITLSCVVCVLVGFFMVDKPSTEELEDDVQITIILLLGAIFLEMVGLLLQLVSDWAVVWACKHESKLSSPVLFLHEHLVSLGQRWSEEMGQFSLLNFCTKYEATVFNKMVRAVCGWRKLLSINFCLPSRKANPTIKALIINQLRERSQKNSGQPSQISSMKAGEWTLTKHGLGQAPKWTMNLEFGEAIVLWHLATDICYHDEEPTDDSEAAKRLSNYMMHLLLICPNTLPFCNTDGDFLTACADIMEILKNQKLTLADACEHLKEIPRERCKSLTVKRAKHLASVLMQKLNEERWEIMSSMWVEMLCYAAKECKLKYHAQELRHGGEFLTHVWLLLMHFGIYGDQETIIPPDLRSNAQEGIKGFNDLTQSTFCEGCNLSLF; this comes from the coding sequence ATGTGCAGCACAGCCCCAAGGTATCCCATATGTGCCAAGTATCCCGCCCTGTATCCTCCCGAGTGTCCCAAGTGCTCagcattgtcttcttcttctggaTGTCAAGAATATTATTACAATCTTGTCGAGGCTGTAAACAACTATACGGGGTCTCCGGTTGATGAGTACAGCTTCGGTGCTGGACTACGGAAATTCTGGGAAGAATGGGACCTCAGGATTCTAATTCTATACATCCTCTATACTCAGTTGTACCTCCTCATTTTTGGACGCTTTAGGAGGAGATCGAAAAGGAAGTTCTTGATCAATGTGAATGTGTCGTTGCTGTATATTTTTGCTGACTTGTTGGCAACTATTGCTCTCGGGAAGCTCTCCAAAGTCAAAGACGAAGGCACTCTTAATAAAGAAGCGGTGTTGCCAAAATTCAAGCCAGATGAAATCTGCAACCCTCATAAACCAGAAAGTTTGTTAAGGGGTTTATGGGCACCGGTAATCCTGTTCTGTCTTGGAGGTCCAGACACAATAACTCTCTTATACATCGAAGAAACTCAGCTGTGGCTGAAACACCTAATATCGCTGTTAACACAAGGTGGAAGAGCATGTTACGTATTGATTGTGACCTGGACTCCTTCTGGACTCTCTGTTCTGAGTCTGTTCATGTGGATTTCTGGAATTATCAAGTATGCAGAGCGAACATGGGTTATCAAGTCAAGAGCCCAGGGAATCTCTGAAGGTTTTCTTGAACCAAATGATTACACCGTTATGGATTTTGCTCCTACACCGAACAAGGTTATATCTCCTCCTTCACAAACAGAGCTCGTGGTTGAAGGTTATATCTGTTTCCAGACCTTGAAGCCTCATATTCCTGGCTATCATCATGTGCTCCAGAGGCCGCTAGACAAATTCATCAAAGAGGATAGAGATCCTGAGGACATTTTCAAACAGATTGAGATTGAGTTGGGGTTCATGTATGATATGCTCTTCAGCAAGGTAGGCACAATTTTTACAGCATGGGGTTTCATTCTCCGGTTTATTACCTTATCTTGTGTAGTTTGTGTGTTGGTGGGATTCTTCATGGTTGACAAGCCTAGTACTGAAGAGTTGGAAGATGATGTCCAAATTACCATCATTCTGCTACTTGGAGCCATTTTCTTGGAGATGGTTGGACTTCTTCTTCAACTTGTTTCAGACTGGGCAGTGGTTTGGGCTTGTAAGCACGAGAGCAAGTTGTCAAGTCCAGTACTTTTTCTTCACGAACATCTAGTCTCTCTGGGGCAAAGATGGTCTGAGGAAATGGGACAATTCAGTTTACTGAACTTTTGCACCAAATATGAGGCGACCGTGTTCAATAAAATGGTGCGGGCTGTGTGTGGCTGGAGGAAACTTCTAAGCATCAATTTCTGCTTGCCTTCGAGGAAAGCAAATCCGACTATAAAAGCATTAATCATCAATCAGCTTAGAGAGAGATCACAGAAGAATTCAGGACAACCTTCCCAGATATCATCCATGAAAGCAGGTGAGTGGACACTTACTAAACATGGATTGGGGCAAGCGCCCAAGTGGACCATGAACTTAGAATTTGGCGAAGCTATTGTTCTGTGGCACCTTGCCACAGACATCTGCTATCATGATGAAGAACCTACGGATGATTCAGAAGCAGCCAAAAGATTGTCAAATTACATGATGCATCTTCTTCTCATATGTCCTAATACATTACCCTTCTGCAACACGGATGGCGACTTCTTGACGGCTTGTGCAGATATAATGGAAATTCTGAAGAACCAAAAACTTACACTCGCTGATGCATGTGAGCACCTGAAAGAGATACCTCGCGAGCGCTGCAAAAGTCTCACAGTGAAACGTGCGAAACATCTTGCCAGTGTGTTGATGCAGAAACTGAACGAGGAAAGATGGGAGATCATGAGCAGTATGTGGGTGGAGATGCTGTGCTATGCCGCGAAGGAGTGTAAACTGAAATACCACGCCCAAGAGCTTAGACATGGCGGAGAATTTCTGACTCATGTGTGGCTGCTACTCATGCACTTTGGCATATATGGAGACCAAGAGACAATTATACCTCCAGATTTAAGGTCCAATGCGCAGGAAGGAATCAAAGGTTTCAACGATCTCACTCAATCAACGTTCTGTGAGGGATGTAACCTAAGTTTGTTTTAA